The following are encoded in a window of Gossypium raimondii isolate GPD5lz chromosome 13, ASM2569854v1, whole genome shotgun sequence genomic DNA:
- the LOC105783126 gene encoding LOW QUALITY PROTEIN: 3-oxoacyl-[acyl-carrier-protein] synthase II, chloroplastic (The sequence of the model RefSeq protein was modified relative to this genomic sequence to represent the inferred CDS: inserted 1 base in 1 codon), with amino-acid sequence MMASSSLASPLCTWLVAACMSVTYGKDQSRSPLFNSSASASSNRLGRWARNRRKALLSQCCGGGATPNKDVGLISSFRGSTIQGLMASCLAFEPCNDYYSSKNGSFFGQNGSFSSFFGSKTVPFNNNRKQKRLNRRAHHSGHAMAIAVQPTREITTKKKPPTKQRQVVVTGMGVVTPLGHEPDVFYNNLLEGVSGISEIETFDCAQFPTRIAGEIKSFSTDGWVAXKLSKRMDKFMLYSLTAGKKALQDGGVNEDVMEELDKTKCGVLIGSAMGGMKVFNDAIEALRISYRKMNPFCVPFATTNMGSAMLAMDLGWMGPNYSISTACATSNFCILNAANHIIRGEADMMLCGGSDAAIIPIGLGGFVACRALSQRNNDPTKASRPWDANRDGFVMGEGAGVLLLEELEHAKRRGATIYAEFLGGSFTCDAYHMTEPHPDGVGVILCIEKALAHAGVSRGDINYINAHATSTPTGDIKEYQALLHCFGDNPELRVNSTKSMIGHLLGASGAVEAVATVQAIRTGWVHPNINLENPDVGVDTSVLVGPNKERLNVKAALSNSFGFGGHNSSIIFAPYK; translated from the exons ATGATGGCATCTTCATCACTGGCAAGTCCTTTATGCACTTGGCTGGTGGCGGCTTGTATGTCGGTAACGTACGGTAAAGACCAGTCCCGGTCTCCATTGTTCAACTCATCAGCCTCCGCTTCTTCGAACAGGCTCGGCCGTTGGGCTCGTAATAGAAGGAAGGCTCTCCTTTCTCAATGCTGTGGTGGCGGCGCAACCCCTAACAAAGACGTGGGCTTGATTTCTTCCTTCCGTGGATCCACCATTCAAGGCTTGATGGCTTCTTGCTTGGCTTTTGAGCCTTGTAATGATTATTATTCCTCCAAAAATGGTAGCTTTTTCGGTCAAAATGGAagcttttcatctttcttcgGCTCCAAAACTGTTCCTTTCAATAATAATCGCAAGCAAAAAAGGCTCAATCGACGAGCTCATCATTCTG gaCATGCCATGGCTATAGCTGTGCAACCCACAAGAGAGATTACAACGAAGAAGAAGCCTCCTACGAAGCAAAGACAAGTGGTTGTGACCGGGATGGGAGTAGTAACTCCGCTTGGACATGAGCCTGATGTTTTCTATAACAACCTGCTCGAGGGTGTTAGTGGTATAAGTGAAATCGAGACTTTTGACTGCGCTCAGTTTCCGACA AGGATTGCTGGAGAGATCAAATCTTTCTCAACTGATGGATGGGTCG CGAAACTTTCCAAGAGGATGGACAAATTCATGCTTTATTCTCTTACTGCCGGAAAGAAAGCTTTGCAAGATGGGGGAGTAAATGAAGATGTAATGGAGGAGTTAGATAAAACGAAATGCGGAGTTTTGATTGGTTCAGCAATGGGTGGCATGAAG GTTTTCAATGATGCGATTGAAGCTTTGAGGATCTCATACAGGAAGATGAATCCTTTTTGCGTACCGTTTGCTACAACAAATATGGGTTCTGCAATGCTTGCAATGGATTTG GGATGGATGGGTCCTAATTATTCAATCTCCACTGCCTGTGCTACAAGCAACTTTTGCATATTAAACGCAGCAAACCATATCATTAGAGGCGAAGCT GATATGATGCTTTGTGGTGGCTCTGATGCAGCGATTATACCCATTG gttTGGGAGGATTTGTGGCTTGTAGAGCGCTCTCTCAGAGGAACAATGATCCTACCAAAGCTTCACGCCCTTGGGATGCT AATCGCGATGGATTTGTCATGGGGGAAGGTGCTGGGGTTCTACTTTTGGAAGAATTGGAGCATGCCAAG AGGAGAGGTGCGACTATCTATGCAGAATTCCTTGGTGGAAGCTTCACTTGTGATGCTTATCACATGACCGAGCCTCACCCTGATG gtgTTGGTGTCATTCTCTGCATCGAAAAGGCCTTGGCTCACGCTGGTGTATCTAGAGGAGATATAAACTATATTAATGCTCATGCTACATCGACACCAACTGGAGACATTAAAGAATACCAAGCTCTTCTTCATTGTTTTGGAGACAATCCCGAG TTAAGGGTGAACTCTACAAAATCAATGATTGGTCACCTACTAGGAGCTTCCGGTGCTGTGGAAGCTGTTGCAACAGTACAG GCAATACGAACTGGTTGGGTTCATCCAAATATCAACCTGGAAAACCCGGATGTAGGAGTG GACACAAGTGTGCTTGTGGGGCCAAATAAAGAAAGATTGAACGTTAAGGCGGCATTGTCGAATTCATTCGGGTTTGGCGGGCATAACTCATCGATCATTTTCGCCCCATACAAGTAA
- the LOC128036227 gene encoding peroxiredoxin Q, chloroplastic-like, protein IQAYTFSTFIQSSSSIRWTKLLSNHSPLLYTLSLLSIVSTPHNHTLHPSLLPSPSPNTLSSVFHRIPILSKSPHSLFHGIKHSFSPSLSIPSSSFKSSISAKVEKGLVPPIFTLKEQDGKNFSLSLIKGNLLSSIFTLPMRSLSVPSR, encoded by the exons attcaagccTACACTTTCTCAACATTCATCCAGTCTTCATCATCGATTAGGTGGACCAAGCTCCTCAGCAACCATTCTCCTCTCCTCTATACTCTCTCCTTATTGAGCATTGTATCAACACCCCATAACCACACTCTTCATCCTTCTTTACTCCCTTCTCCCTCTCCCAACACTCTCTCTTCTGTCTTTCATCGTATCCCAATTCTCTCCAAATCACCACACTCTCTATTTCATGGCATTAAGCACTCTTTCTCTCCTTCTCTTTCCATCCCTTCTTCCTCTTTCAAGTCTTCCATTTCTGCCAAG GTCGAGAAAGGTTTAGTGCCTCCAATATTCACGTTGAAAGAGCAAGATGGGAAAAATTTTAGCCTTTCCTTGATAAAAGGAAACCTGTTGTCGTCTATTTTTACCCTGCCGATGAGATCCCTATCTGTACCAAGCAGGTGA